The Methanobacteriaceae archaeon genome contains a region encoding:
- a CDS encoding family 2 glycosyl transferase has translation MISIITVYNNRTLLEKCLLKSLDSQTANYELVLLDNKHKNFNSAAEALNYGGNKSKGDYLMFIHQDYDLESDTWLADAEEIIKNLENVGIVGLAGKYDRNMISNITTGHPPELAGPIQIEEPVKVQTLDECLFIIPKKIFEEIKFDEEVCDDWHLYAVDYCLSVKKAGYDVYVIPLGGYHASPGYSFTPEGYYSTLKKLVQKYKGDYKWIYTSTGSWSTVYPLFLQIAYQKLYYWLGLGK, from the coding sequence ATGATTTCAATTATTACTGTTTATAATAATAGAACTTTGCTTGAAAAATGCCTTTTAAAGAGTTTAGATTCTCAGACAGCTAATTATGAATTAGTTTTATTAGATAACAAGCATAAAAATTTTAATTCAGCTGCAGAAGCCCTTAATTATGGTGGAAACAAATCCAAAGGTGATTATCTGATGTTCATTCATCAAGATTACGATTTGGAGTCTGACACATGGTTAGCTGATGCGGAAGAGATTATCAAAAATCTTGAAAATGTGGGAATAGTTGGGCTAGCAGGTAAATATGATAGAAATATGATTTCAAACATTACTACTGGGCATCCACCAGAATTGGCAGGTCCAATTCAAATAGAAGAACCTGTAAAAGTTCAAACACTGGATGAATGTCTATTTATCATTCCCAAAAAAATATTCGAAGAAATTAAGTTTGATGAAGAGGTTTGTGACGATTGGCATTTATATGCTGTAGATTACTGTTTAAGTGTTAAAAAAGCTGGTTATGATGTTTATGTGATTCCTTTGGGAGGTTACCATGCATCGCCGGGCTATTCCTTCACTCCGGAAGGATATTATTCAACTCTGAAGAAACTCGTCCAAAAATATAAGGGCGACTACAAATGGATATACACTTCAACTGGGAGTTGGAGTACAGTTTACCCTTTATTTTTGCAGATTGCATACCAAAAACTCTATTATTGGTTGGGATTAGGAAAATAG